CGCCGATGCCTGTATCGCCAAAGGTGAAGCGGGCCCCCTGACCGGGATTCCCATTCTGCACAAGGATATCTTCTGTACCCGGGGAATACGTACGGCCTGCGGTTCGCGCATGCTGGACAACTTCATCTCGCCCTATGATGCTACCGTGGTCACCCGCCTCAAGAATGCCGGGGTGGTGATGCTGGGCAAGACCAATATGGACGAGTTCGCCATGGGCTCCTCCAATGAGACCAGTTTCTACGGCCCGGTGAAAAACCCCTGGGACCGGGAGCGCGTTCCCGGAGGCTCATCCGGCGGTTCCGCTGCGGCGGTAGCGGCGCGCCTGGCCGTGGCGGCAACCGGCACGGATACCGGCGGCTCCATTCGCCAGCCTGCGGCCCTGTGTGGCATCACCGGTCTCAAGCCCACCTATGGCCGGGTATCCCGCTATGGCATGATCGCATTTGCTTCCAGCCTGGATCAGGCCGGCCCCATGACCCGCAGTGCCGAAGACGCGGCCTGGCTGCTGGCGGCCATGGCCGGTTTCGATGAGCGGGACTCCACTTCAGCAGATCGTCCCGTGGACGACTATGTGGGGCAGCTGGGCCAGGATGTGAAAGGCCTGAAGGTGGGTGTTGTCCGGGAGTTCTTCGAGGACGGCCTGAATCCTGGCATGCGTGCCGCCATGGAGACTGCCATGGCGCAGCTGAGGGAAATGGGGGCTGAACTGGTGGATGTCTCCCTGCCCAATTCCCATCATTCCGTGGCGGCCTATTATGTGGTCGCTCCGGCGGAGTGCTCATCCAACCTGTCGCGTTTCGATGGTGTGCGCTTCGGCCACCGCTGTGAGAATCCCCGGGATCTGGAAGACCTGTACAAGCGTTCCCGGGCCGAGGGCTTTGGTTCCGAGGTCAAGCGCCGCATTATGATTGGCGCCTATGCCTTGTCTGCGGGATATTATGATGCCTACTACCTGAAAGCCCAGCAGGTGCGTCAGGTGATTGCGGATGATTTCCGCAAGGCTTTCGAGAACGTGGACGTGCTCCTGGGGCCGGCTTCCCCGGAAACGGCTTTTCGCCTGGGGGAGAAATCCGATGATCCCGTGTCCATGTATCTTTCGGACATCTATACCATTGCAGTGAATCTGGCGGGGCTGCCGGCCTTGTCCATGCCTGCACCCCTGGTGGATGGCCTGCCGACCGGCCTGCAACTCATCGGCAATTATTTTGAAGAGGGCAGGATTTTGAATCTTGCTCACCAGTTACAGCAATCCACCGACTGGCATCTGCAGATGCCGGAGGGTTACTGAGATGCAATGGGAAACCGTCATAGGGCTGGAGATACACACTCAGCTCACCACCCATTCCAAGATTTTCTCCGGGGCTTCCATTGCCTTTGGCGCCGAGCCCAACACCCAGGCCTGTCTGGTGGATCTGGGCTTTCCCGGGGTATTGCCGGTACTCAACGAAGCAGTGGTGAAGAAGGCCATCCTGTTCGGCACTGCCGTAGAGGCGGAAATCGCCCGGCGCAGTGTATTTGCGCGCAAGAATTATTTCTACCCGGATCTGCCGAAAGGCTATCAGATCAGCCAGTTTGAGCTGCCCATCGTAGGCCCCGGCCATGTGGATATCCTGCTGGGTGATGGGCAGGAAAAGCGTATCGGCGTCACCCGTGCTCATCTCGAGGAGGATGCGGGCAAGTCCCTGCATGAGGATTTCCAGGGCATGACCGGCATCGATC
This sequence is a window from Thiolapillus brandeum. Protein-coding genes within it:
- the gatA gene encoding Asp-tRNA(Asn)/Glu-tRNA(Gln) amidotransferase subunit GatA; protein product: MHLKSIAELSTGLANGDYSSEELTRHFLERIQEFDQGLNAVVTLAEESALADAAAADACIAKGEAGPLTGIPILHKDIFCTRGIRTACGSRMLDNFISPYDATVVTRLKNAGVVMLGKTNMDEFAMGSSNETSFYGPVKNPWDRERVPGGSSGGSAAAVAARLAVAATGTDTGGSIRQPAALCGITGLKPTYGRVSRYGMIAFASSLDQAGPMTRSAEDAAWLLAAMAGFDERDSTSADRPVDDYVGQLGQDVKGLKVGVVREFFEDGLNPGMRAAMETAMAQLREMGAELVDVSLPNSHHSVAAYYVVAPAECSSNLSRFDGVRFGHRCENPRDLEDLYKRSRAEGFGSEVKRRIMIGAYALSAGYYDAYYLKAQQVRQVIADDFRKAFENVDVLLGPASPETAFRLGEKSDDPVSMYLSDIYTIAVNLAGLPALSMPAPLVDGLPTGLQLIGNYFEEGRILNLAHQLQQSTDWHLQMPEGY